TGGCCATCATCGTCGTGGTGTGGGTGCCCTTGGCGATGCGGTGGCCCTCGGTGGCGTGGCAGTCGAGGCACGTCAGGCCGGCCGCCGCGTGCACGTCCCAGTCGGGCGTGAAGGGCGTGCCGCGCTTGCTGCCCGGATGCAGCACGCGGGGGCGGTCGGCACCCCTGGCGGTCAGGCTCGGGGCGAACTCCGCGTGGCCGTTCTCGATGTAGACGTCGCCACCCAGGTTGTGCTGGTGGCAGCGCAGGCAGGCGCCGGTGGTGGGCGTGGTGACGGCCAGGGCGGCGCGCAGGCCGCGGTCCTGGCCCCAGCGCGTGCGGCCGTTCGCGTCGCGCACGACCTGCTTGCGGTCCATGTCGTAGAGCGGACTGTGGCAGATGAGGCAGTCGATGGCGTCGCGCTCGGCGGCGAGGGTCAGGTACAGGGGCATCATCTCGCCGAGGGGCGCCTGGTACTGGCCGCCGATGTGGCACTGCCCGCAGCCCTCGCTCAGGGTGTCGCCGCCGGCGGTGACGACCAGCTCCGCCCAGGCCGTCATGGCGAACGAGCCGGGCTTGGGACAGGGACGGTTCAGCTTGCCCATGGGGAAGTCGTCGGCGAGCTCGCCGTTGAAGCCGTACACGTTCGGGTGCTGCGTGGTGAAGAAGCGGTAGTGGGCCGAGCCGAGCAGATTCGCCATGAGGCCCTCGGCGTGGGCGGCGCCGTCCGGTCCGGCCCAGGCGACCTCGGCGTGGCAGCCGAGACAGGTCGCCGGCCCGGCGTAGGCGCGCAGGCCGGCGTCGGCGAAGTAGTCCACGTGGTCGGCGCGGAACCCGTCCGCGACGGCGGCGTCCCGCACCTCGGCCGCGAGGGCGTCGAATGCCGCCGCATCGACGGCCACGGTCGCGTGGGGGATCCGGCCGGGCCGGCAGTCGGCCGGGAGCATGGCGTTGATGAGGTGGGACCAGCGGCCGGCGGCGAGGAGCGCCATGCCGAGCACGAGGACGGCGACGACGACGCGGCGTCGGGGACGGCGGGCAGCCGGCATGATCGGGCCTCCGCGGGGAGATCAGGGGACTGAGACGCTCTGTTCAAGATCGCGCCGCGGTGTCCGGCGGGTCAAGGAAAACCCCCGTTGAACGGGGTTCTCAACGGGCGGCCGTGACCGTCGGCGGCGGCTCAGAAGTGCGCGTTGATCCCCGGCAGCCACTGCAGGCCGCGCGGGTTGTTGCCCGCGTGGTTCAGCAGGCCGATCTGGACGCCGTGGAGGCTGTCGGTGCTGTTGAACAGCCCGATCGTCAGACCGCGCGTGGTGCGGGTGCGCGTGTAGGCGCCGGTGCCGAAGCCGCGCAGGTGGTCGCTGGACAGGTACGCCAGGGACAGCCCGGCGCCGTCGATGGTGTCGGCGCCGATGCCGCCGCCTACGAAGAGGCCCTGCAACCGGTTGCCGCCGATGCCGACGCCGCCGATCACGAGGCCGGTCATGTCGTCGCCCCCGACCCCGATGCCGCCGATGGCGACGCCCGTCACGTCGTCGCCGCCGACGCCGACGCCGCCGACGAACAGCCCGGTCATCTCGTTGCCGCCGATGCCGACGCCGCCGACGAAGAGGCCGGTCATGTCGTCGCCGCCGACGCCGACGCCGCCCACGGCGAGGCCTGTCATCTCGTCGCCGCCGACCCCGATGCCGCCCACGGCGATCCCCGTGATGTCGTCGGCGCCGACGCCCAGTCCGCCCAGCACGAGGCCGGTGACGTCGTCGGCGCCGATGCCCAGGCCGCCGACGAAGATGCCGGAAAGGTCGTCGGCGCCGATCCCGAGGCCGCCGATCCCGAGGCCGCTCATGTCGTCGGCCCCGATGCCGATGCCGCCGACGGCGATGCCGTCGATGTCCCCGGCGCCGATGCCGATGCCGGCCAGCACGAGACCGGTGGTGGCGGCCGCCCGATGGCCGATCAGGTTCAGGGACAGCCCGGTGTAGCGCGCGTCCCCGTTGCGGCGGGGCACGCCCAGGGTGAGGTTGACCCCGGTGACCGATCCGACCTCGCGGTCGGAGAAGTTCAGGCGCAGCCCGGAGAATCGGGGCAGGTTGCCGAAGCCGAGGCCGCCCTGGGAACTGGGCAGGCCCACGCCGCCGGCCCGCGCCGCGGGGGCGGCGACCGCGAGCAGGGCGCCGAGGGCGAGGGGCATCGCGATTCGCTTCATGGGGCATCCTTTCACCGGAAGGGTTCGGGGCCAAGGACGCACGGACGCCGGGGAAGTTACATGCCCGGCGCGCGGGCGGCCCTGCGGCAGCGGACCTAGCTTGTCCGGGATCGCGATCCCCCGCCACCGCCGCCACCGAAAGGACCGCCATGCCGGACATCGCCACCCATCCCGCCGGCACCTTCTGCTACGCCGAACTGGCCAGCACCGACCCGACGGCCTCGGGCGAATTCTACACCGCCCTGTTCGGCTGGGGCCGCAACGACCAGGACATGGGCGCCTATGGCATCTACACCCAGTTCCTGCTGCGCGACCGGGTCGTCGCCGCCCAGTTCCGCCTGCCGGACGACCAGCCCGTGCCCACCCACTGGTGCCAGTACGTCTCGGTGCCGGACGCCGATGCGACCACACGGCAGGCGGTCGACCTCGGCGCCGAGATCCTCATGGGGCCGCTGGACGTAATGGACTACGGCCGCATGACCATCCTCAACGATCCGCAGGGAGCCAAGATCAACCTCTGGCAGCCCCGCGCCAACATCGGCGTGGGCGTGCTCGACGAGCCGGGCGCCATGTGCTGGAACGAGCTGATGTCCCCGGACCCGGCCGCCTCGACGGGCTTCTACGGCGCCCTCTTCGGCTGGGGCACCGAGAGCATGGACCTGGGGGAGATGGGCACCTACACCGTCTGGACCCGCGGCGCCGAGGAGCGCGCGGGCGGCGGCATGGTGGCGATCACCGCGGCCATGAAGGACGTGCCGCCCAACTGGCTCATCTACTTCCAGGTCGCCGATCCGGCGGCCGTCGCCGCCCGGGCGGGCGAGCTCGGCGGAGCCGTCGTCGTGCCGCCGACCGACATCCCGGGGGCGGGACGGTTCGCCGTCCTGTCCGATCCGGCGGGCGGCGTGTTCGGCATCTACCTGTCGCGGCGTTGAGCGGTCGCCCCGGTTGCCGAACCGGCGCACCGCGACTAACCTTGTCGGCTCGTGACCAAGGCGGCGCCCGGTGGCCGGGCGCCGCACCCTGATCGCGGCGGGGACAGGCCCCGCCGCTTGCGTGGGAGGGATCCTCTTGAAGAACCGTATCCTGCCGGGCCTGCTGCTCGGTCTCCTGATCCTGGCGGTCGCCGGCTGCGGCGGCGGCGAGAAGCAGTCCACCACCGAGGCCGCGCCCGTGCTGAAGTTCACGGCCATCCCCGACCAGAACACCACCGAACTGGCCCAGCGCTTCGCGCCCCTCGCCACCTACCTGTCCGGCCAGCTGGGCGTGCCGGTCGAGTACGTGCCCGCCCGCGACTACCAGGCCTCGGTCGAGATGTTCCGCAACGGCGACATCCAGTTCGCCTGGTACGGCGGCCTGACCGGCGTGCAGGCCCGCGCGGCGGTGCCCGGCGCCCGGGCCATCGCCCAGGGCGATGCCGATCCCCACTACTACTCCTACTTCATCGCCAACGCGTCGACGGGCCTCGAGGCCTCCGACGACTTCCCGCTGGGCATCGGCGCCCACACCTTCACCTTCGGCTCGGAGAGCTCGACCTCGGGCCGTCTCATGCCGGAGTTCTTCATCCGCCAGGCCTCGGGCAAGGCCCCGGCCGATTTCTTCCAGGAGCCCTTCGGCTTCTCCGGCAGCCACGACAAGACCTGCGAGATGGTCGAGGCCGGACGCTTCGCCGTCGGCGTGGTGAACTACAAGGTCTACGACCGTCGCGTGGCCGACGGCACCACCGATCCCGCCGTGTGCAAGGTCATCTGGCGCACGCCCGAGTACGCCGACTACAACTTCACGGCCCATCCGGATCTGGAGACGACCTTCGGCGCCGGCTTCACCGACAAGCTGCAGCAGGCGCTGGTGGGCATCACCGACCCGCAGCTGCTCGCGGCGCTGCCCCGCGACAAGCTCATCCCGGCCCGCAACGAGGAGTTCGACGGCATCGCCGCCGTCGCCCGCGACCTCGGCATGCTGCGCTAGGATGGACGCACCGGTGGCCAGGGGCGGCTTCCGCCTCGAGAACGTGACGGTGCGCTACGCCGAAGTGCCCGCCCTGGACGACGTCTCCCTGGACGTCGCCCCGGGCGAGCGCGTGGCCCTGATCGGGCCCAGCGGGGCGGGCAAGACCACGCTGCTCCGTCTGCTGAACGGCGGCGCGGTGCCGGCGCACGGCCGCGTTCTCGTCGATGCCGGCGACCTGGCCACCCTGCGGGGCGACACCCTGCGCCGCCACCGGGCCGACGTGGGCTTCGTGCACCAGGACCTGCGTCTGGTGCCGAACCTGCGCGTCTCCCAGAACGTGCTGGCCGGACGCCTCGGCCGGGTCGGCTTCGCCGGTGCGCTGCGCCTGCTGCTGCGCCCGGACGGCGCCGCCCGCGAGCGCGTGCACGCCCTCCTCGAACGGGTCGGCGTGGGCGAGTACATGTTCCAGCGGGTCGATCGCCTCTCCGGCGGCCAGGCCCAGCGCGTGGCCATCGCCCGCGCCCTCTTCCAGGATCCGCTCCTGCTGCTGGCCGACGAACCGGTGGCCAGCGTCGACCCCGCGCGGGCCGAGAACCTGCTGGCCCTGCTGAGCGAACTCGGCCGCGAGCACGGCCTGACGGTCGTGGTCAGCCTCCACAATCCCGACCTGGCCCGCCGCCACTTCGACCGCCTGGTCGGCCTGCGCGCCGGGCGGGTCGTGTTCGACGCCCCGGGCGCCGCCGTCGACGCCGACCGGCTCGACGATCTCTACCGGCTGGAGCGCGACCATGAGCTTTGAACGGCGTCTGGAGCCCCGGGGGGGCTCCGCGCGGCGTGACGGGCCGGGGTCGCGCCTGGGGTCCTTCGCCACGGGGGGCCTGATCCTCGCGGCCCTCGTGCTCGCCGCCCTGTGGTCGGCGTGGCGCCTCCAGCTCGATCCCGCCGATCTCCTGCCCGATCGCGGCGGCCTGCGCCTGGCCGGCGAGTTCTTCGGCCGGGCCCTGCGTCCGGCGCTCCACTTCCAGAGCGACTGGGGCGCGGCGGGCGGCGACTCGCTGCTGCGCCAGGCCCTGCGGGCGGCGGGTGCCACGGTGGTCTTCGCCGCCACCGCCCTGTCGGTGGCCGTGGTGGGCGGCTTCGTCCTCGGTTTCCTCGGTTCGACGCGCCTTATGGGACGCCGCCTGGCGCCCGTCGTGGCCGTGGTGCGCGTGCTGGCCAACGTGCTGCGCTCGGTGCACGAGCTCATCTGGGCGGTGCTCCTGCTGGCGGCCCTGGGCCACGGGCCGGGCGTCGCCGTGGCCGCCATCGCGCTGCCCTACACGGGGGTGCTGGCCAAGATCTTCGGCGAGCTCATCGACGAGACCCCGACCGACGCGGCCGACGCCCTGGGCCTGGCCGGCGCCCCGCCCGCCGCGCGCTTCGCCGTAGGGATCCTGCCCCGGGCCCTGCCCGACATGCTCGCCTACACGTTCTACCGCTTCGAGTGCGCCCTGCGCTCGTCGGCGGTGCTCGGCTTCTTCGGCTTCCCCACCCTCGGCTACCACCTGGCCGCCTCCTTCGAGAACCTCTACTACGGCGAGGTGTGGACGTACCTGTACGTGCTGCTCGTGCTCGTGCTCGTGGTCGACTGGTGGAGCGGGCGTCTGCGGCGGGAGCTCGTCTCGTGAGGGCGGCCGCCGGCAGCCGGCGCGGCACGGTGGCGCGCCTGCACCGGGCGCGGCCGCGACGTCCGTTCGTGCGGGTGAGCGTGGGGGCGCTGCTCCTGATCGTCGTCGTCAGCTGGCTGGCGGGGGGCTTCGATCCCGGGCATGGCTTGAGCGAGCGCCAGCAGGCCAACGCGACCCGTTTCCTCGGCGAGCTGCGGCCGTGGCCGCTGCAGCAGCCGGATGCCCCTGCGGGTCTGGGCGAACGGCTCGGTGTCGCATCGGCCTGGGCCGGGGAGCTGTGGCGCGACCGCGGCCGGGACGCGGCCGTCCGCACCCTGGCCATGAGCATCGTCGCCATCGTGCTGGCGGGCGGCGCCGGCGCCCTGCTCAGTCTCGGCGCGGCCCGCAACTTCGCCGCGCCGCAGCCCTTCCTGGCCGACGGCCGTTCGCCGGCGCGCACCGCGCGGCTGGCCTGGCGCGGGGTCGTCGCCGTGACGCGCGGCCTCCTGACCGGCCTGCGCTCGCTGCCGGAGTACGTGTGGGCGTTCCTGCTCCTGTCCCTGCTCGGCCCCACCGCCTGGCCCCTGGTCCTGGCCCTCGCCCTGCACAACGCCGGTATCCTGGGCAAGCTGGGGGCCGACGTCGTCGAGAACGTCGACGCCCCGGCCCCGGCCGCCCTGCGCGGCCTCGGCGCCGGCCGGCTGGCCATCGCCTTCGCCGCGCTGGTGCCCCTGTCGCTGCCGCGCTTCCTGCTCTTCTTCTTCTACCGCTGGGAAACCTGCGTGCGCGAGGCGACGGTGCTCGGCATGCTCGGCATCGGGTCGCTCGGCTTCTGGATCGTCGACGCCCGGGCGCGCACCGCCTCCGACGAGATGTTCTTCTTCGTCGTGTGCGGCATCGGGCTGGTCTTCGTGGGGGATCTGGTCTCGGGCGTGGTGCGGCACCTGCTCCGGCGGGCCTGAGCCCATCACCCGCCGCTTGGGCGGGCGAACGAAAGCGGGACCCGTGGGGGCCCGCCTCGTCGTTCGTCGTGGTCGTCGGCCGGCCGCTAGCGGAAGTCCGCCTTGAGGGAACCCCAGCTGCGATACAGGTCGTCGGACACCGCGCCGCAGTCGGCGATGTGGTTGCCGAGTCCGCTGAAGGTGTCGACCGGCGCGAAGGTCCACTCGTCGCAGGGATCGAAGGGGTCGTCGGGCGTGGTGTCGCCGCTGCAGATGCTGCTCAGGCGGCGCAGGGTGTGGTTCGCCGTGTCGCCTTCGCTGCAGCTCCAGAAGCTGCCCGGGTCTTCGCCCACGCGGCCGAAGCTGTCGATGACGACGGTGCCGCCGAACATGAGCACCACGGCGTCGTCGCCGTTGAAGTTGATGTTGGCGTTGGCCTGGTCGCCGAGGGCGAGCAGCCCGGCGTCGGAGAGGGTGTTGACGATGACGAACGCATCGCCGGGGCCGAGATCGACCGCGTCGAGGGCGATGGACGTGGACGTCGTCGCCCCGTTGGAGAAGCGCTCGATCGTGTAGCCGCCGAGGTTGATGACGTCCTCGGTGCCGTTGTAGATCTCGAGCGCCTTGTTGTTCCCCGAACCCTCCACGTACTCGGAGAGCAGGAGGTCGGTCGTCTGCCCGACGGCCGCGGTGGCGCCGCAGGCCAGGCAGAGAAGAACGATCAGCGTGAGCTTGGACATCATGGCACTCCTGTTCCGCCGGACCAGGGGACCGGCACCAAGGCTTGCCCGGACCGAGGCCCGCGTTTCGGGCTCGGGGGCGATGCGCAGATTATATCAAATCGCACCCCGTCCTGTCAATGAATCGCCCCGGAAAACCCCCGAAAATGCGCGTTTTTCCAGATTTTGCAGTTTCGGTACTTTTCCGCACGCCCGCAGCGGACCGCCGCCGTCAGTTCCGCCAGCCCATGGCTTTCCAGAGGCGGGCGGCGGTGTCCTGCAGCAACCGCGCCTCCACGGGCGGGGCGTCGCCGGCCCGGTACACGGCCCGGCCCCCGACCACGACCGTGTGGATGTCCCACGGGTGGAAGTCGAAGAGCAGGTGGTTCAGCCAGGTGTCGGCCGTCAGCGGCGTCTTCTGGAAGTTCTCCAGGATGACGAAGTCGGCGGGCGCCCCGCGGTCGAGGCTGCCGAAGGGTTCGCCGAAGATCTCGCGGGCCAGGCGGTAGTTGCCCAGCCAGAAGCGGGCGGCGCCGTCGAAGCCCATGGGGCCGCGGCCGCCCTCGTTGCCCCGGAAGTAGCTCGTGCGCAGCTCGCCCCAGAGGTTGTTGTCCAGGCCGTCGGTGCCCACGGCGCAGTTCGCCGGAAAGCGGTCGATGGGCGCGCGGCCCACCCCGTTGGTCATGTTCGAGCGCCCGCAGTGCACCAGCCAGACGCCCTTCTCCTCGAGCAGCTGCATGTCCAGGGGACTCAGGTCGACGCCGTGGGCGAAGACGCTGCCCGGACGCACCAGACCGAAGGCGGCCAGCCGATCGAGGGGGTCGCGCCAGCCGCGGTCGTGGCTCACTTCGCGGTCGGTGGTGCCTTCGGCCAGGTGGATGTGCAGGCCCGCGTCCATGCGGCTGCACAGGCCGGCGAGCAGTTCGAGGGTGCGTTCCTCGAGGGTGAAGCTGGCGTGGGCGCCGACCAGGCCGCGGAAGCGGGGCACGCCCTCGGCGCGGGGGGCGTCGAGCAGCTTCTGCAGGTAGCGCTCGTTCTCCTGCAGGGCCATGTCGCGCTGGCCCTTGCCGCCGCGGTCGGTGACCTCGTAGCAGAGGCAACCGCGCAGGCCGACCTCGCCGAGGCTCTCCTCGATGCGGTCGAGGGCGCCGCCGACGGCCGACATGCTCGCGTGGTGGTCGAAGACCAGCGTGGTCCCGCAGCGCACGGCGTCCCAGGCGCCCGCCAGGGCGCTCAGGCGCACCGCCTGGGCGTCGAGCGCCCGGTCGAGCTTCCACCAGACCTCGGTCAGGATGTCGGTGTAGGTGGTCAGGGGCACCGCGGGCTGGGGCATGCCCGCCGCCAGGCTCATGTAGAGGTGCCCATGGGCGTTGATGTTGCCCGGCATCACCGTCACGTCGGCCAGTTCGAGCACCTCTTCGTCCGGGCCGGCGGCCAGGCCGGGGCCGCGCTCGACGATGCGCTCGCCGGCCACCCGCAGGTCGGTGACCTCGACGCGGGGGGCGGCCGCGGCGTCCATGGCGACGGGAAAATAGTCCAGGACGGTGGCGTTCTTCAGGAGCATGCGGCTCACGGGAGGGCCTCCGGATCACGTTCGGGTGGGGCGCGCGGCAGGGCGCGGCGTCCGTCAAATCTAGCACATGAAAGGCGCGGGGGAAGGGAAATCGGGCCGTCCGGACCGGGGCCGCCGCGCCGACGGCGGCGACGCGCCGGCCCGGGTCCGGGGACGCCGCGTCAGGGGCCGGCGCTGTCGGCGGGGGCCGCGCGCCCGGCTTCGCGGGCCTCGTGCCAGGCACGGATGTCGCGCAGGCGGCGTCGGTAGCGGTAGGGCTCGTCGAAGGGCACCGGCGGCGCCACGGCCGCGGCCGCGAGCACGGCAGCCGCCTCGTCGGGCAGTCCGTTGTCGCCATAGTGGTTCACCGTCTCCACGGCGAAGCCTCCCCGGATCAGCAGCACCGAGTAGTTCTTCCCGTTCAGGAAGACGTAGCCCAGGGTGCGGCCGTAGGGATCGGTCTCGGCCGCCCGCAGCAGTTCGATCCGTTCGGCGGCGGCGAAGGCCCCGGCCCCGAAGGCGGCGGCCTCGGGTCCGAGCAGTTGGTCGTGGGGCTGTCCCCACTGGGGGTGGGCCACCTCGGGCGTGTCGATGCCGAGGATGCGCACGCGCTCGACGTCGCCGTCGGGCCAGCGGATGGTGACGGTGTCGCCGTCACCGACTTCGACGAGTCCGGGATCGACGGACACGCGCTCGCCGTGGGGGCGCGACTGGGCACGGTCCTCGGCGGCGTGGGCGTTCGAGGCGGCCGCGATCGCGATGGCGATCGCCAGCAGGCAGGCCGCCGGGACGATGCCGCGACGGGGCGCGAGCGACAGGGTGCGGATGGTCATGGTCTCCTCCGGAGGTGGCGGCCCGTCGGGGCCGGATGGTGGCCGTGCGCCCCAGCCTCGCCGATGCGCCGTCCCGGCGCCAGCACGAAGTGCGGTGGGGCCCGGACGACACGGGCCCGCCCCGAAGGGCGGGCCCGTTCCCGTCCGCGCGCGTCGCCGCGGCCTACTCGGCCTGCAGCTCCGCCAGGGGCTTGAAGATGTTCGCCATGGCGTACTCGGTGACGACCCACACGGTCGGATCGCCCTCGCGCTGCATGAACGTGCCCGCCGGAGCCCCTTCGACGGCCTCGCGGTCGGCGCCGAAACGCAGCGTCACCGTCGTGCCGTCCTGCAGGTGGAGCTCGGCCCGCCGCCCGGGCGCGTCGAGCCCGTAGGTCGCCGGGTCAGCCGCCGGATCCACCAGGTCGGTGGCCCGGATGACGGCCAGCGAATTCAGCACGGCGTCGACCTTCGTCTTGGCCAGGGCCGGCCCGTCGCCCGCGGTGGCGCGCCACTCCCAGGTCAGTCGGTCGACCTCGGGCGCGGCCTGCACGGAGTCCGGCGCGTCCGCCGCCGGCGGCACCACGGCGAACTCCTTGCTCAGGTCCCAGGCGAAGTCGGATCCGGTGACGACCAGGCGGTCCACGTCGTTCCGGTCGAGCTGCACGGCCTGCAGCTCGAGGAAGTAGCGGTTGCCCGGCTTCTCCGGCTCGCCGTAGATGCCCAGCTGCGACAGGACGTTCTTCTGGCTCACGTACACCGCGTCGCTGCCGGGCCGGCGCACGAAGTTGCCCGGGAAGCGCTCGGGTTTGCCGCCCACGTCCAGGGCCAGCACGGTCGCTCCGGCGGCATCCAGGCAGCGCACCCGGACCGCGCGCTCGTCCAGCAGGTAGTCGGGCAGCACCGCGGCGCTGTCCGAGCGGAACTCGCCGGTCAGGCCCTGCAGGTTGCGCACCAGGCCCTCGACGCGTTCGGGGTTGGCGGCGGCGCCCCAGGCGCTGGCCACGACCCATCCCTCGGGATCCTTCTCGAGCACGACGGCCTCGTCGTCGTCGCCCTGGCCGAGGGTGATGCGGGTCAGCTGCTCGGCCGTGACGCCGGCGGGCAGCAACTCGACCACCGACGAGCGGCTCGTCTCCTGCCGGTGTCCCGAGCGCTGGGCCAGGTTGACCCCGAGCAGCACCACCAGGACGATGCCCAGGATCACCAGGTTCTTGGTCTTGATCATCGCTCGCCTCCTCTCAGTGCTGCGCGCCGGAGCGCTGGGACCGGGCGCGGTAGGCGGCGGCGTCCCGGCGCCGGATGCCGGCCCGGACGAATCCGAACACGGCGAGGGCCACCGGCACGAGCAGCACCGCGAAGATGCGCCACATGAGCTTCTCGTTGGCCTCGACCGGCCGGATCACGCGCTGCGTGAGCGTCTTGGCGCGGATCGACAGCAGCTCGCGGCTGCCCGCGAGGTAGTCGACCGCGTTGAGCAGCAGCAGGGCGTTCTGGGAGGCGGCGATGATGTTGTCGTCGAACATCTTCGCGCTGCCCAGGAGCACCAGCTTGCCCGGCTGCGGAACCACCGGGGCCGCGTCGGCATCGGGCCCGGCG
The sequence above is a segment of the bacterium genome. Coding sequences within it:
- a CDS encoding ABC transporter permease subunit, with amino-acid sequence MSFERRLEPRGGSARRDGPGSRLGSFATGGLILAALVLAALWSAWRLQLDPADLLPDRGGLRLAGEFFGRALRPALHFQSDWGAAGGDSLLRQALRAAGATVVFAATALSVAVVGGFVLGFLGSTRLMGRRLAPVVAVVRVLANVLRSVHELIWAVLLLAALGHGPGVAVAAIALPYTGVLAKIFGELIDETPTDAADALGLAGAPPAARFAVGILPRALPDMLAYTFYRFECALRSSAVLGFFGFPTLGYHLAASFENLYYGEVWTYLYVLLVLVLVVDWWSGRLRRELVS
- a CDS encoding putative selenate ABC transporter substrate-binding protein; protein product: MILAVAGCGGGEKQSTTEAAPVLKFTAIPDQNTTELAQRFAPLATYLSGQLGVPVEYVPARDYQASVEMFRNGDIQFAWYGGLTGVQARAAVPGARAIAQGDADPHYYSYFIANASTGLEASDDFPLGIGAHTFTFGSESSTSGRLMPEFFIRQASGKAPADFFQEPFGFSGSHDKTCEMVEAGRFAVGVVNYKVYDRRVADGTTDPAVCKVIWRTPEYADYNFTAHPDLETTFGAGFTDKLQQALVGITDPQLLAALPRDKLIPARNEEFDGIAAVARDLGMLR
- a CDS encoding ABC transporter permease subunit; the protein is MRAAAGSRRGTVARLHRARPRRPFVRVSVGALLLIVVVSWLAGGFDPGHGLSERQQANATRFLGELRPWPLQQPDAPAGLGERLGVASAWAGELWRDRGRDAAVRTLAMSIVAIVLAGGAGALLSLGAARNFAAPQPFLADGRSPARTARLAWRGVVAVTRGLLTGLRSLPEYVWAFLLLSLLGPTAWPLVLALALHNAGILGKLGADVVENVDAPAPAALRGLGAGRLAIAFAALVPLSLPRFLLFFFYRWETCVREATVLGMLGIGSLGFWIVDARARTASDEMFFFVVCGIGLVFVGDLVSGVVRHLLRRA
- a CDS encoding VOC family protein translates to MPDIATHPAGTFCYAELASTDPTASGEFYTALFGWGRNDQDMGAYGIYTQFLLRDRVVAAQFRLPDDQPVPTHWCQYVSVPDADATTRQAVDLGAEILMGPLDVMDYGRMTILNDPQGAKINLWQPRANIGVGVLDEPGAMCWNELMSPDPAASTGFYGALFGWGTESMDLGEMGTYTVWTRGAEERAGGGMVAITAAMKDVPPNWLIYFQVADPAAVAARAGELGGAVVVPPTDIPGAGRFAVLSDPAGGVFGIYLSRR
- a CDS encoding amidohydrolase family protein, whose amino-acid sequence is MSRMLLKNATVLDYFPVAMDAAAAPRVEVTDLRVAGERIVERGPGLAAGPDEEVLELADVTVMPGNINAHGHLYMSLAAGMPQPAVPLTTYTDILTEVWWKLDRALDAQAVRLSALAGAWDAVRCGTTLVFDHHASMSAVGGALDRIEESLGEVGLRGCLCYEVTDRGGKGQRDMALQENERYLQKLLDAPRAEGVPRFRGLVGAHASFTLEERTLELLAGLCSRMDAGLHIHLAEGTTDREVSHDRGWRDPLDRLAAFGLVRPGSVFAHGVDLSPLDMQLLEEKGVWLVHCGRSNMTNGVGRAPIDRFPANCAVGTDGLDNNLWGELRTSYFRGNEGGRGPMGFDGAARFWLGNYRLAREIFGEPFGSLDRGAPADFVILENFQKTPLTADTWLNHLLFDFHPWDIHTVVVGGRAVYRAGDAPPVEARLLQDTAARLWKAMGWRN
- a CDS encoding phosphonate ABC transporter ATP-binding protein encodes the protein MDAPVARGGFRLENVTVRYAEVPALDDVSLDVAPGERVALIGPSGAGKTTLLRLLNGGAVPAHGRVLVDAGDLATLRGDTLRRHRADVGFVHQDLRLVPNLRVSQNVLAGRLGRVGFAGALRLLLRPDGAARERVHALLERVGVGEYMFQRVDRLSGGQAQRVAIARALFQDPLLLLADEPVASVDPARAENLLALLSELGREHGLTVVVSLHNPDLARRHFDRLVGLRAGRVVFDAPGAAVDADRLDDLYRLERDHEL
- a CDS encoding DUF4340 domain-containing protein encodes the protein MIKTKNLVILGIVLVVLLGVNLAQRSGHRQETSRSSVVELLPAGVTAEQLTRITLGQGDDDEAVVLEKDPEGWVVASAWGAAANPERVEGLVRNLQGLTGEFRSDSAAVLPDYLLDERAVRVRCLDAAGATVLALDVGGKPERFPGNFVRRPGSDAVYVSQKNVLSQLGIYGEPEKPGNRYFLELQAVQLDRNDVDRLVVTGSDFAWDLSKEFAVVPPAADAPDSVQAAPEVDRLTWEWRATAGDGPALAKTKVDAVLNSLAVIRATDLVDPAADPATYGLDAPGRRAELHLQDGTTVTLRFGADREAVEGAPAGTFMQREGDPTVWVVTEYAMANIFKPLAELQAE
- a CDS encoding thermonuclease family protein, giving the protein MTIRTLSLAPRRGIVPAACLLAIAIAIAAASNAHAAEDRAQSRPHGERVSVDPGLVEVGDGDTVTIRWPDGDVERVRILGIDTPEVAHPQWGQPHDQLLGPEAAAFGAGAFAAAERIELLRAAETDPYGRTLGYVFLNGKNYSVLLIRGGFAVETVNHYGDNGLPDEAAAVLAAAAVAPPVPFDEPYRYRRRLRDIRAWHEAREAGRAAPADSAGP
- a CDS encoding lamin tail domain-containing protein, encoding MMSKLTLIVLLCLACGATAAVGQTTDLLLSEYVEGSGNNKALEIYNGTEDVINLGGYTIERFSNGATTSTSIALDAVDLGPGDAFVIVNTLSDAGLLALGDQANANINFNGDDAVVLMFGGTVVIDSFGRVGEDPGSFWSCSEGDTANHTLRRLSSICSGDTTPDDPFDPCDEWTFAPVDTFSGLGNHIADCGAVSDDLYRSWGSLKADFR